DNA sequence from the Liolophura sinensis isolate JHLJ2023 chromosome 1, CUHK_Ljap_v2, whole genome shotgun sequence genome:
ATACGTATAGCCTGTATATACTGACTCTATACAGTTCTGCTACATGCTATGTCGGACTAAATAAAGCCAAGGGAATATCAAACAGCATAgacaaaaatgagaaaaacataTCATGACACTTTTAATTATGAAGAAACCAGAGTTTTTGTTCAGTCATACGCTGTATTACGGCATTGCACCTCATACAGGTGATCTTCAACAACAGTGTGCAGTCGAGTGAGTTGTCCAGTGCCAAATGCAGGCATACATTCTACAGATGACAAAGTCAGCGGTTAGATTCGAAATGGCGGTATAGTCAAACTGGTTATTTATAATTAAGCCATTAGGCCTCATTATGATTTTCCGACAGGTGATAGATTAATATTGCACTTCTGCGATGACTGTCAGTTTTCTCACGAGAAAGTggagttgaacttgaactcatagcgacattagtgagaggctactgggtttCCAAAGCACAGCCACATTGAACCCAATCTTTACCAACAAAGGTAAAAGGCTGGCACCCcattccaaaacaaaacaaaaaaatattataattgtTACAGACCGAGTTTTACTCCActtattattacatatttttcagCGATATCAACACCATGTAGATGGCAGACTTTATGCGGACATGGAGTCTGTGAAAATACCAGTAATACAGACAATCCTGGTATCGAGAAGACTATAGGAACATCTTTGAGCAGTAACTATAGCAACATGCTAAATGACGTGTGTTCCAAAGAATACATCTATCACATAACACTCCTGTGctttcaatttttaattttttcccaTCACAGCTGGCACACATTTGCTTTACCACACAAGATGGAGCTTAATACAAAAGGGTTAATGAGACCAAGAACTTTCTAGGACATTAAGGCACATATTACAACCAGTCACTTGGGATATTGCCTGAATTTTACTTTGCTTCTTTAATGTACACCATTGATATCTTTACTACTGTTCCGTCAGGCTAATGAGACAATTGTGACAAAAGCGTTAATATTTGCCGACgtaaatgttatgtttgtcacCCAACAAGTTTGAACACCtgaataattttatattattagACTGTATATGAACagacagctatatatatacaccagatACAGATTATAGTCACTATATATACAGTCCAGACATATTTTGTCTGACTGATTTGAACTGAAAATTCATTAATACAGAAATAACAAAGATCATAGGCAGGATTTCTAACCACAATATAAACAGCTTTTCAAAATGGCTTGCATATAAACAGGTGAATTTTCATTCACAATTCAAACAAGGTAAGGAAATATTCACAAACAATCCACAAATTGAACTTGAGAGAACAAAGCATTTTGAAGTCCTGTCATTAGAAGTTTCTTACATACATTGTCCAAAGCTTATTAAACATGGGTTTGTAAAGAATAACTCAAATTTAATACTTAGATAATAGTATAAATCTTTTAATCATTACACCTAGACTGTTTTTCAGCTGTATTATCACCTTTAAGTCAATTTATCTCTCCAAAACTTGGATGTATTatttttacacagaaatattaACTGATTTAGCCAAGAAAGACAACTCAACCACTCTTGATCACCAAGACATATACAAGCTTGCATATTCTACATCAACCAGCAAAatgcaaaatcaaaaaaaataaaatgacatacagTATAAACTGTTCGATTATCAAACCATTACAGACAAACATGAATTATCTCTTCCACGaaaatattacacttttttttcttcggTCGATGTTACATTTTACAATTTCCTGGTCCACTGCTAACCACTCCATTTATATGGTTTAACGCTAAGAAACAACACACACAAGCGTTTGCTTGTGTCACATGGCATGCTGATTCTATGTACTAAAGCAGAACACAAATGAAGGTTTTCGAGAAATATTACATGGGTGGGTGTATAAGTGTTGCCATGGTTAGCAATCTATTAAATCAGTTACAAGTGACGATGATTAACAAATTTACAATGCAATACAGATATCGTGGTGTTTTGTACCATactgaaaaatgcattttctaAAATAAGTTATGGGACTATTAATCAGACAGAACGCATCACAGGCCAAACttcatttgtaaatgtacaccaGCTGCTTTCAAAAATACATCATACATGGTTTCCTTAGATATCCTCCTATCATTCAGCACAAACTCAAAACCAATTTTAAATAACCATGTTAATggcctgaaaacaaaatgttcatacaaaatgttattttatatgcattttagaaatttataaaacagaatGCTCTGTGGAAACAGAGTATGTACATCTTCctaaaattatgaaattttattATGGTACAGTATCAGCTGTGATGCCTATATAAGAAAGTacaatacaaaactgaaaatattacCATACTAGCCATGTTAAATGCTGAAAAATTGCAGTCATCAAATAAAATTGTGCCTAAAATGAAATCGTTGTGGAAATGCCAGATGTGTCATAAAAACACAGCTGGAGGATAAATAAAATTGAGCATAACTTGATTGCTAGTGAAATATGTGCCAATTTGTGACAGTAACAGCTACAAGCAGTTTTATCAGCAAAGCCTACGTCACACTGCCTTCTATCAAACTTTCTTACAGGCTACTTTTTGGTCTTAGGTACAGATCTTTCGTCAGCATTGATGTTATACAGGGAATCTGTTTCTTGTTGGTCATGTGTGCCTTAGCGGCGTTGGACTCAAACTCATAAGCCACCTTTCTGTTGACTCTGGTCATCACAGACAGCAGGTCCATGGTTTTGCCATGCTGTTTCAGCATCTGGATGAGGGCCTGGCAGAACCATGAGCCATTGGTTGAATTCCTCCAAGAGAAGAAACCTgaatatacataaaacaatacaatgcttttaaaaaaaaatagtaaagaCAATGAACCAAAAACGAAATCTTTCTAAATGCTACATTTACTTAATGACAATCAGGGCTTCTGTTCAACAGTATTAATTTTGATAGGAAGATCACCATCACTACTAGTTGTTGTGATTTGTGGTCAGACtacttatttatctgtttatttgattggtgttccaaGCATTGTTGTGGGAGAGGGGTCAGACTACTGCTGACTGCTCATAAAATGGGCAGTCTATATCTAAAAACTATATTCCCTAATTCCCCtgatttttgggacacctggccTGCTCTTTTAAGCCAATATACATGGAATTGTAGCTGGAATATTAAGTTTCTTCTTTTCACAcagttagtccatctaatgaacagcatattcatatctttttcCAACAAAACTGGGAGAgacatgtaattctttgcttcagcaccactaatatctgtcccaaaaattagaagaattaggacCTCTGGCAGACTGAGGAAGGTATCTGACATTGGGTACATGTCAGTATGAACAGGTTGTATGTACACACCTGTCATTAAACACACCTGCTCAACACATATAAAACAAGTTATTTCCTTGGACTTGTTTTCAGAATATGTCATAACTTGTACCTGGCATAATTTCTGTCACAACATATAGTGATTTCATTATATTTCAGACAAGTTATACTATGGTAATATGCACCAGCTATGTTAAGTGGGTCGATGGGCTCCATTACCACCATAAAGGACATGTCATGAAACcaaaaactgtgtaaaattgggtgaataattaaaaataatccTGATGTAAGAGTTAATATAACTTGGGCGAATCAGTAGTTAGAAGAGAAGCTCCAGTCATAAAAACTACCTGGCACCACCGAGTAGGCCATGAGAAAGTCTGCCTCTGACGGTATCCTGTGTACTGTAGCTGCGTCCACTTCATCCATCGTCTCTTCTCCTGCCCCGTCAGACTTCTCGACACCATGATCTAAACGCGTCCCTCTGCAGGCCTGCATTAGGTACAGACCAATAAAACAGagtacaacaacatcaacatgaaCTGCAGCATTTTGTCAGGCAAAGCTGTGATGAAaccataaatacaaaaaattttgTTATACACATCTACTTAAGACCTTCAAATTTCAAGAGTGCTACCAAAAAACTTCGAAAATGAAGGCCTGCTACTTAAATGGTGTGCTTTGTAAGCATGCAACTTGACATTCTGGAGTGTATTCATACCATCATTTCTTCTCCAGGAGGATCAGACAAAGAATTGTATACAAAAGATATCCAATGTGGATTTCAATAttaattataaaatacatttctgGACTTGTCAAACTAACATATCAGAATGTCCCACTGACAAGTTGATCAGAAGCACTTTATATTAtcgtaaaatatttcaaacccTATCTGGTCTAAATAAAAAGGAACATATCACCACTGAAATGAATGTGAATGAAAATTCGTGAAATGTTGACTGTAAATGTAACTTGCACGACTGTTAATTACAGTTGTTAGTACCTGAATGAAGAAGAGTTTAGGTTTGCCAATCAGACTTCTGCAGTTATGCCCCTTGAATGGCTCCACTATGTCTGTGATGGGAATTGTGCCATCCGTTGCATAGATAATCCCTTCTTCTCCGTGTGTCAAAATAGCACAGGCAAAGCAGTCAAACCGGGAATGATCAACGGCAGCAGCTAGTAAACAAACAAAGTGCTCTGTCAAACATAAGACATATTCAACAAAGATTTCCCAAACTAATCCGTCTGTAttaaactaacaagtaaattgaacaaaatatgatggttttccaataaaagttaaaatttcaaacaaatttcttAAAAGGTCTATGAGAAAGATCatttttgagttgcattttctaaaatttctttatgcatggtcacaatgtcacctttaaagtttGGGGTCTGAACCTTCAATATTTTTCCAGATTTGGCCCTACATGTAAGTAGACCTGAGGTTAAGTCAATCAAGTCTATTTCAGCTCTCAGTCTTTAATTGTACATTGACAAGTTTAAATCAAAACTCTTATCTGTCAGGAAGCAGACACAGGAAGCAGACACTGACTcggatacatgtatgactttgACACTAGCCTTATGTGAATGACTGCACATTTATGTAGGCAATGCAAGGCATACAGGAATATAATgaacttttgttttcaaaggAGATCATAAACATGTGTCATTTTACTGATCAAGACTAATGGTTGCAACTTTGGCTTTGCATGGTTAAAATTCTGCATAATTTGTGTTGGATAAATCACTAACTGTAGGTGCTGATTTCTGGAGCTTTACAAACACAATCAATTCACTAAGCTGTTCGTATATCACAACTACACTATAACATACACAGACAAATAATAACGCGCAGTATTCTAAAGAGGCCCAACATTTGGTATCTTATTTGTACAGATGAGTGATGAGCAGGTATATACCTCTTTTAAGTAATCTAGAAGGTCTTTTTTAGACATGTTGTGTTTTAGGTCCACTTTAAACTGTAGGTCTGTGAACACCTGGTACAGTCCAGCGGCATCAACATCTGTGCCATGCCTCTCTGGCATTCTTAGGTGAGACGCGAATTTACGGTTATTAATTATGAGGGCATAGCCTCTCTCTGGGTAGTCCATTCTGTAAGCATCTGCAGGTGAAAACCCAGACTCCCCCATTTCCATTGGCGAGCCAATAAACCTGTGAGTTAttgaatattttgaataaattaaacacaagatgtaatatatatatatacagggtgtcccagaagtcgtgaaccatcttgattttcatttttttctgtgtttcagatttaatactgatttaaacaattttctctctctttcagagttaattatggctaataaactaacagtacaagaaaagagttaaattggtttttatgtcTGGAaaagatggggcaacacaccgctctgtagctcaagcattcagcctcaacctggatggtgcatGACTTCTGGAACACCCTGCATAATTACAGTTGACAAAAATACACCAGAAAACATAACAGtaaaacttaaaacatattATCCAGGCATACCTTATCACCAATATCAAACACTTTAGCATGAACAAATAGCCTACTGCTGTGCAGCTAAGGTaaaattcagaatatttcacgggGTGTTATAGCCAAAATGGAAGaaccatatttgtaaatatgaaaatgtgaGGTAGTGCTATACCTTCGTGTGGGGCCAGCATCAGGGCCGTCATCAGGTGCCCCATCGCCTTGTCTGCGGGCATCAATATCATCTCCTACAGGGGATGCGCACagaaaacatcatcaaaaataaaacgtCTTCTTAAAGCCAGCCATATTCAATTTGACACAGACTAAAACCCAAGGTGAAGCCATGAAAATGCATATAAGCTTTGACTTCAGGTAAGATGACATACTTGTTATGCTTTAAGAGAACTGATAATGTGTCCAGGTAGGACACCTGTTTTAAACACATGTCCACTACTAGTCCAAATATCCAAGTACATTGTACTGCAAATACTTCTCAAAGAACACTAAATTTCCTCAAAGTCATACTCACATAATGTAGTAAGGATACATTGAAtgacagattatttttatgTCCATATCCTACTATTTATCATATCTGTACCCTTCAGAAAgtacatttacagttatttgCATTACCTTCTTCCATTCTCCAGGATAGAGGCGAAATATTGTTATTAAACAAAGTGACGACATGAAAGTCACATGCTGCAAATGTGCCAGCTCAGCAAAAGGGCTACAAGAACCTGATATGAGTGACTGGCTGACATATTCTGGCCATGCAGGTGTGAGGGGACATTCACTGGAGTGTGCGTTGTGTGTGTAAGAGATTAAGCTCATTAAGGGATTATAGCTGTCAGTCTCAGGTCACATAGTGTTGTAATGAACACCTGCTGGTAGAGAGGTTACCACAGGCACTCTCCCCAAAATACcgaatgtacatgcatacttgGCCATGGGTTCATGATGCTCAGGGGAAATCACAGATCTTCCCTGCATCCAATCAATGTATGTCTAACTTGTCCAATGTATGTCCAACTAATCCAATGTATGTACAATCAAGAACAGAAACAAGTTGTAAA
Encoded proteins:
- the LOC135467414 gene encoding caspase-7-like — protein: MMDDSKPGDDIDARRQGDGAPDDGPDAGPTRRFIGSPMEMGESGFSPADAYRMDYPERGYALIINNRKFASHLRMPERHGTDVDAAGLYQVFTDLQFKVDLKHNMSKKDLLDYLKEVYTCSSLISAAVDHSRFDCFACAILTHGEEGIIYATDGTIPITDIVEPFKGHNCRSLIGKPKLFFIQACRGTRLDHGVEKSDGAGEETMDEVDAATVHRIPSEADFLMAYSVVPGFFSWRNSTNGSWFCQALIQMLKQHGKTMDLLSVMTRVNRKVAYEFESNAAKAHMTNKKQIPCITSMLTKDLYLRPKSSLPPNRMEPVHEYCMDHASRGLAVIINNRHFQHPDWGERRGTDVDAVKMRQVLTNLGFEVRLYQNETEEGFREILAEAVQYDHHNSDCFACVVLSHGESGYVYATDEIIPLSSIFEPFTEKNCPGLRGKPKLFFIQACQGKQLDDGVDFVDDRDSVDSALETDAPIGEGIAVVPDFLVVSSSVPGYYSWRNNVRGSWFCQSFCDVISRLGDRMDLLRLLTRVSRKVAYDFQSVSHSVPEIHAKKQIPCVISMLTKDLYFRPKR